The genomic interval TTACCCGCGGCGACGCAGCACCCAGATTTCCAGCAGGGCCCAGTCTTCGCCGGGGTAGTTTTCCTGCTCCAGCGGCGACATACGACGGTGACGGGTTGCAGTACTGCCGACAAAGTCCAGACGATCCAGCAACAAACGCTTGGTGGCGTCCGCTTTTTCTAGTGCGAAGGGGTTGAGAAAATTCACCAGCATGTAGCCTTCGCCCTTGCCGCGCGCGAAGGCGTCCACCAGGCTCTCGATGGCCGGCGGGTCCAGATAGACCAGCGATGCGGTGGAGATGACGATGTCTGCCTCTTCCATCGACTGCTCGATCGCGTTGCGCGTGTCGGCGTCGGCCTGGTTCAGGTCAGCCTCGAAGGTCTGGTCGAACAGACCCGAGCTCTTGCCGTAGGCGAGGGCGTTGCCGGAGATGTCGATGCCGGTCGTTTTGATGGGCAGACGGCGCGGGGCAGCAACCGTCTTGCAGGCCTGCTCGTCGGCCCAGTTGGCGCGGATTGCCTCGACATCCATGCCGTGCACGGCCGCCATGGTGGTGTTGCCAAAGCAGCAGCACAGATCGACGTAATTCAGGGTCTTGCCTGCGTCAGCCTGTTGCTGCGCCCAGGGGAGAATCAGCCGGTCGAAGGTTTGCCGGTTGAAGTCGTCGGAGATGTAATCGAGCGCGTCGATGATGCGCTCCTTGAACGGCACCGGGGTCTCGGCGACGTAGATATCGTCGAAATGCTGCTTCTTCTCCTCGGTCTTCACTTGCGGCTCACTCATCGGCTTCTCCTCGTTGGATAAACCCACCATGTTCAGGGGCATGAGCCGCAAGCGTCAAGTAAACCTACTGAAGTCGTTGTAACCTCCGTCGCATCATGCTGCGGCTCTGCTATGTATCATGAGGAGAAAGGAGTGCGCGCTGCCGGCGGTGCCGGGAGTCGGAGGGGGCCGGAAGGGAACTGCATGAAGATCGATTGCTTCAAGGCGTACGACGTACGCGGCCGCGTGCCGGATCAACTCAACCCCGAGGTGGTATACGCCATCGGACGCGCCTTTGCCGAAGAGGTCCGGCCCGGCCGTACGGTGGTCGGACACGATATCCGCCTCTCCAGCCCGACACTGGCCCAGGCCCTGACCGAAGGACTCACCGCCGGCGGTAGCGACGTGGCCGATATCGGTCTGTGCGGGACCGAAGAGGTCTACTTTGCGACTGCGCACTACGGGGCTGGTGGCGGGGTGATGGTTACCGCGAGCCACAACCCACTGGATTACAACGGGCTCAAGCTCGTGCGCGGCGAGTCGCGACCGATCAGCGGGGACTCCGGGCTGCAGGCGATCCAGGCATGCGCAGAGCGCGGCGACTTCCGCCCCATGCCACAAGGCCAGGTACATCCGCTGGACCATCGGCCGGACTATATCGCCCGGCTGCTCGCATCGGTCGACCGGGAGGCGCTGCCGAAGCTGCGCGTAGTCGTAAACCCGGGCAATGGCGGTGCGGGCCCGGTGCTGGAGGCACTGGAGCCTCATCTGCCGTTCGAACTGATCCGCGTGAATTTCGAGCCGGACGGACATTTCCCCAATGGCATCCCCAACCCGCTGTTGCCGGAGAACCGTGCGGCCACGGCCGACGCCGTGCGCAAGCATGGCGCGGATCTGGGTGTGGCCTGGGATGGCGACTTCGATCGCTGCTTCCTGTTCGATGCAGTGGGGAATTTCATCGAGGGCTACTACATTGTGGGGCTTCTGGCTCAGGCCTGCCTGGAAGGCGGGCAACCCGGCGAGCGGATCGTCCACGACCCGCGGCTGACCTGGAACACCATCGAGATGGTGCGAGCGGCGAGTGGCGAGCCCGTCCAGTCCAAGACCGGGCACGCATTCATGAAGGAGCGCCTGCGCCACGAGGACGCCATCTACGGCGGCGAGATGAGCGCGCATCACTACTTCCGGGACTTTTACTACTGCGATAGCGGGATGCTGCCGTGGCTGCGGGTCGCCGAGTTGATGGGGCGCCGAGGTCAGTCGCTGGGCGAAATGGTGGCCGAGCGCATGGCGCGCTACCCCTGCAGCGGCGAGCTGAACTTCGAGGTCGCGGACGTCGAAGCCGCCACGGATCGCGTTCTCGCGGCCCTTGAGGGTCAGGGTGGCGAGGAAGATCGCACCGACGGCGTCAGCCTCGAGTTCCCGGACTGGCGCTTCAACCTGCGCAGCTCCAACACCGAACCGCTGTTGCGGCTGAACGTCGAGACCCGCGCTGATCCGGCCCTGCTGGAGCGTCGCGTGGAAGAGCTTTCCCGCCTGATACGGGGATAACAACGATGGCGCCTGCCGATACCCAGAACCAGCTGCAACCGGTGATCCTGGCCGGCGGTACCGGCACGCGGCTGTGGCCGGTGTCGCGCAGCCATTACCCGAAGCAGTTCCTGCCCCTGACTGGCGACCAGACGCTGCTGCAACAAACTGTCGCGCGCCTGGAGGGCCTGCATGCGGCGGCACCAATGGTGCTGGCCAACGTGGAGCACCGCTTCCTCGCCGCCGAGCAATTGCGCGCGATTGGTGTCGAACAGGCGCGCATCCTGCTGGAACCAGAGGGGCGCAACACGGCCCCGGCGATTGCCCTGGCGGCGCTGCAGGCCCGCGCGGAAGGCGACGACCCGTTGCTGCTGGTCCTGGCCGCGGATCACCACATCGGCGATGGCGATGCCTTCAAGGCTGCCGTGGGCCGCGCCGTGGCGCTGGCGGAGGCCGACTATCTGGTCACCTTTGGGATCGTGCCGGTGACACCGGAGACCGGTTATGGCTATATCCAGCAGGGCGAGTCGCTGGGCGAGGCCGGTGCGCGGGTCGCGCGTTTTGTCGAAAAGCCCGATGCTGCCACGGCGCGCGAGTACCTGAGCCAGGGGGGCTATCTCTGGAACAGCGGCATGTTCGTATTCCGTGCCTCGCAGTATATGCAGGAGCTGGAGCG from Thioalkalivibrio sp. ALJ12 carries:
- a CDS encoding class I SAM-dependent methyltransferase, producing the protein MSEPQVKTEEKKQHFDDIYVAETPVPFKERIIDALDYISDDFNRQTFDRLILPWAQQQADAGKTLNYVDLCCCFGNTTMAAVHGMDVEAIRANWADEQACKTVAAPRRLPIKTTGIDISGNALAYGKSSGLFDQTFEADLNQADADTRNAIEQSMEEADIVISTASLVYLDPPAIESLVDAFARGKGEGYMLVNFLNPFALEKADATKRLLLDRLDFVGSTATRHRRMSPLEQENYPGEDWALLEIWVLRRRG
- a CDS encoding phosphomannomutase/phosphoglucomutase — protein: MKIDCFKAYDVRGRVPDQLNPEVVYAIGRAFAEEVRPGRTVVGHDIRLSSPTLAQALTEGLTAGGSDVADIGLCGTEEVYFATAHYGAGGGVMVTASHNPLDYNGLKLVRGESRPISGDSGLQAIQACAERGDFRPMPQGQVHPLDHRPDYIARLLASVDREALPKLRVVVNPGNGGAGPVLEALEPHLPFELIRVNFEPDGHFPNGIPNPLLPENRAATADAVRKHGADLGVAWDGDFDRCFLFDAVGNFIEGYYIVGLLAQACLEGGQPGERIVHDPRLTWNTIEMVRAASGEPVQSKTGHAFMKERLRHEDAIYGGEMSAHHYFRDFYYCDSGMLPWLRVAELMGRRGQSLGEMVAERMARYPCSGELNFEVADVEAATDRVLAALEGQGGEEDRTDGVSLEFPDWRFNLRSSNTEPLLRLNVETRADPALLERRVEELSRLIRG